A single Entelurus aequoreus isolate RoL-2023_Sb linkage group LG11, RoL_Eaeq_v1.1, whole genome shotgun sequence DNA region contains:
- the pafah1b3 gene encoding platelet-activating factor acetylhydrolase IB subunit gamma, which produces MSAEERNPAATPTACQDTQGDGRWMSLHNRFLSDSKDKEPEVLFVGDFLVQLMHQFGVWRELFSPLHALNFGMGGDATQNVIWRLSNGELDHISPKIVVLWVGTQNHGHTAEQICGGIMEIVQVVKNKLPHAQTLILGLLPRGKSPNPLRERNAKVNRLVREAVASLPHASFLDVDPGFVHSNGSISHQDMYDYLHLTPQAYQVVCEPLHAHLKSMLDKSADN; this is translated from the exons ATGAGCGCCGAGGAGCGGAACCCAGCTGCCACACCCACTGCCTGCCAGGACACCCAAGGAGATGGACGGTGGATGTCTCTG CACAATCGCTTTTTGTCCGACAGCAAAGATAAAGAACCCGAAGTCCTCTTCGTTGGAGACTTTCTCGTGCAGCTCATGCATCAGTTTGGC GTATGGCGTGAGTTGTTCTCCCCGCTCCACGCTCTAAATTTCGGCATGGGTGGTGACGCGACGCAGAATGTGATCTGGAGACTGAGCAATGGCGAACTGGACCACATTAGCCCCAAG ATCGTCGTGCTCTGGGTGGGGACCCAAAATCACGGCCACACCGCCGAGCAGATCTGTGGAGGCATCATGGAAATTGTCCAAGTCGTCAAGAACAAGCTGCCACACGCTCAAACGCTCATTCTT GGACTACTACCACGAGGTAAGTCTCCAAACCCGCTGAGGGAGCGCAACGCCAAGGTGAACAGACTGGTGCGGGAAGCCGTGGCCTCGCTCCCTCACGCCTCCTTCCTGGACGTAGACCCGGGTTTTGTCCACTCCAACGGCAGCATCTCCCACCAGGACATGTACGATTACCTTCACCTGACCCCCCAGGCCTACCAGGTGGTGTGCGAGCCCCTGCACGCTCACCTCAAGTCCATGCTGGACAAGTCTGCTGACAACTAA